From a single Brassica napus cultivar Da-Ae chromosome C9, Da-Ae, whole genome shotgun sequence genomic region:
- the LOC106401794 gene encoding nucleobase-ascorbate transporter 6: MAGGGAPAPKADEPQPHPPKDQLPNISYCITSPPPWPEAILLGFQHYLVMLGTTVLIPTALVPQMGGGYEEKAKVVQTILFVAGINTLLQTTFGTRLPAVIGASYTFVPTTISIILSGRFSDTSNPIDRFERIMRATQGALIVASTLQMILGFSGLWLNVVRFLSPISAVPLVSLVGFGLYEFGFPGVAKCIEIGLPELLILVFVSQYLPHVLKSGKNVFDRFAVIFAVVIVWIYAHLLTVGGAYNGAAPTTQTSCRTDRAGIIGAAPWIRVPWPFQWGAPSFDAGEAFAMMMASFVALVESTGGFIAVSRYASATMMPPSILSRGIGWQGVAILISGLFGTGAGSSVSIENAGLLALTRVGSRRVVQIAAGFMIFFSILGKFGAVFASIPAPIIAALYCLFFAYVGAGGLSFLQFCNLNSFRTKFILGFSVFLGLSIPQYFNEYTAIKGYGPVHTGARWFNDMVNVPFSSEPFVAGVVAFFLDNTLHKKDSSIRKDRGKHWWDKFRSFKGDTRSEEFYSLPFNLNKYFPSG; this comes from the exons ATGGCGGGAGGTGGAGCTCCAGCACCGAAAGCAGACGAACCTCAACCGCATCCTCCGAAAGATCAGCTCCCCAACATCTCTTATTGCATCACAAGCCCTCCTCCTTGGC CTGAAGCTATTCTACTTGGGTTTCAACATTACCTTGTCATGCTTGGCACAACAGTCCTCATTCCTACTGCTCTTGTTCCCCAGATGGGTGGTGGATAT GAAGAGAAGGCAAAGGTGGTCCAGACCATTCTCTTTGTTGCCGGCATCAACACATTGCTCCAAACAACTTTTGGTACCAGATTGCCTGCTGTTATCGGAGCGTCTTACACGTTTGTGCCAACCACAATATCAATCATCCTCTCAGGAAGATTCAGTGATACCTCCAACCCTATTGAT CGGTTTGAGAGGATTATGAGAGCAACTCAAGGCGCCTTGATTGTTGCTTCAACCCTGCAGATGATTCTTGGTTTCAGTGGCCTCTGGCTTAATGTTGTTAG GTTCTTAAGTCCTATCTCAGCTGTTCCACTGGTGAGTCTCGTTGGGTTTGGTCTATACGAGTTTGGTTTCCCAGGG GTTGCTAAGTGCATAGAGATTGGGTTGCCTGAGCTTCTCATTCTAGTATTTGTTTCACAG TACTTGCCTCATGTGCTAAAATCAGGGAAGAATGTGTTTGACCGGTTTGCTGTAATATTCGCTGTGGTGATTGTGTGGATCTATGCTCACCTTCTTACAGTGGGTGGAGCATACAATGGTGCTGCACCAACTACGCAAACAAGTTGCAGAACTGATCGTGCTGGCATCATAGGTGCTGCCCCATG gataAGAGTTCCATGGCCATTCCAGTGGGGTGCACCTTCATTTGATGCTGGAGAAGCTTTTGCAATGATGATGGCTTCTTTTGTTGCTCTAGTTGAG TCAACGGGTGGGTTTATCGCTGTCTCAAGATATGCAAGTGCAACAATGATGCCACCTTCTATTCTCAGCCGTGGTATTGGCTGGCAG GGAGTGGCTATTCTGATCTCAGGGTTGTTTGGTACTGGTGCTGGATCCTCTGTCTCCAT AGAAAATGCTGGACTATTAGCACTGACAAGAGTTGGTAGTAGAAGGGTTGTTCAGATAGCTGCAGGCTTCATGATCTTCTTCTCTATTCTCG GAAAATTTGGAGCTGTGTTTGCGTCAATCCCAGCACCTATAATAGCTGCTTTGTACTGTCTGTTCTTTGCCTACGTAGGAGCTGGAGGTTTGAGTTTTCTTCAGTTCTGCAACTTAAACAGCTTCAGGACTAAGTTCATCTTAGGCTTCTCCGTCTTCCTCGGCTTGTCGATCCCTCAGTACTTCAATGAGTACACCGCAATCAAAGGCTATGGTCCTGTCCACACAGGCGCTCGTTGG TTCAACGATATGGTGAATGTCCCGTTCTCTTCAGAGCCTTTTGTTGCTGGCGTGGTGGCATTCTTCTTGGACAACACATTGCACAAGAAAGATTCTTCCATAAGGAAAGACAGAGGAAAGCATTGGTGGGATAAGTTTAGATCTTTCAAAGGTGACACAAGAAGTGAGGAGTTCTATTCTCTTCCTTTCAATCTCAACAAGTACTTCCCTTCTGGCTGA